One genomic segment of Pseudomonadota bacterium includes these proteins:
- a CDS encoding tryptophan halogenase family protein: MGKPVDSILIAGSGFAAWASAAMLARATAGRVALRVAADRPDADTRIEELMGSCRPAVAAAHYGLDIDESGFMRATGATFKLATVFQDFRAPGESYLHAFGDIGARLDSVAFHQLLNRARLAHEPIPRPDQCSLAAVAARAGRFTHPAADNRSVTSTYDYAYQFDVAAATAYFRALAERQGVRMLAGHIRDVGVGADGFLQSVTLEGGERVTAQLFLDCSGAHSRLLGQALGVPFDSWSRWLPCDRVVHLRTARAGDPPPATLARACAVGWQLQLPLQSQDVHALFYASAHCTDEAAARELGKSLGLVPDALPASATLASGRRRKFWVGNCMAIGAAGGVVDPLASTSVQLIYNAIARLTSLLPQQDCAAGLVGEYERLTTLEYERALEFAALPYCTSLRVDSPFWRACRAMSPPPILDYRLKLFRRGGRLAAFDDELFEESDWVSVLLGQGVWPALPDPLTLSLDAAQLASQTRRMAEIMRQAAEAMPTHQRYLEQLGISGGSAPRTGSA, encoded by the coding sequence TTGGGCAAACCCGTTGACAGCATATTGATCGCCGGTTCCGGCTTCGCCGCCTGGGCGAGCGCCGCGATGCTGGCGCGCGCCACCGCAGGCCGCGTCGCGTTGCGCGTGGCCGCCGATCGCCCCGACGCCGACACCAGAATCGAGGAGCTCATGGGCTCGTGCCGGCCGGCGGTCGCCGCCGCGCACTACGGGCTCGATATCGACGAGTCGGGATTCATGCGCGCGACCGGCGCGACGTTCAAACTCGCCACCGTGTTCCAGGACTTTCGCGCACCGGGCGAATCGTACCTGCACGCCTTCGGTGACATTGGCGCGAGGCTGGATTCGGTGGCTTTTCACCAGTTGCTGAATCGCGCACGGCTGGCACACGAGCCGATACCTCGACCCGACCAGTGTTCGCTGGCCGCCGTGGCGGCGCGCGCCGGCCGTTTCACGCATCCCGCCGCGGACAATCGCTCGGTGACCTCGACGTACGACTACGCGTACCAATTCGACGTTGCCGCGGCCACGGCGTACTTCCGTGCGCTCGCTGAACGCCAGGGCGTGCGCATGCTCGCCGGTCACATCCGCGATGTCGGGGTCGGAGCAGATGGATTTCTGCAAAGTGTGACGCTCGAAGGCGGCGAGCGTGTGACCGCTCAGCTGTTCCTCGATTGCTCAGGCGCCCACAGCCGACTCTTGGGTCAGGCCCTCGGAGTTCCGTTCGACAGCTGGAGCCGGTGGCTGCCCTGCGATCGGGTAGTGCACCTGCGAACCGCACGCGCCGGCGATCCGCCGCCGGCCACACTGGCCAGAGCGTGTGCCGTGGGCTGGCAGTTGCAACTGCCATTGCAGTCCCAGGATGTGCACGCGCTGTTTTACGCGAGCGCGCATTGCACGGACGAGGCGGCAGCACGCGAACTCGGCAAGTCGCTCGGCCTGGTCCCTGATGCGTTGCCCGCGTCGGCAACGCTGGCCAGCGGTCGCCGCCGCAAGTTTTGGGTTGGCAACTGCATGGCCATCGGCGCCGCCGGCGGGGTTGTCGATCCGCTGGCGAGCACGTCGGTGCAGCTCATCTACAACGCCATCGCGCGCCTCACCAGCCTGCTTCCGCAGCAAGACTGCGCTGCGGGACTGGTGGGCGAGTACGAGCGGCTCACCACGTTGGAATATGAACGCGCACTGGAATTCGCCGCGCTTCCTTACTGCACCTCACTACGCGTCGACTCGCCGTTCTGGCGTGCGTGCCGGGCCATGTCGCCGCCGCCGATTCTCGACTATCGGCTGAAGCTGTTCAGGCGCGGCGGCCGCCTCGCGGCGTTCGACGACGAACTATTCGAAGAGTCGGACTGGGTCAGCGTGTTGCTCGGGCAAGGAGTGTGGCCGGCGCTGCCCGACCCGCTCACGTTATCGCTGGATGCCGCGCAGCTTGCATCCCAGACTCGCCGCATGGCCGAGATCATGCGCCAGGCGGCCGAGGCCATGCCCACGCACCAGCGATATCTCGAACAACTCGGAATCAGCGGCGGGTCTGCGCCACGGACTGGCTCCGCATGA
- a CDS encoding DUF2780 domain-containing protein, translated as MKELVDMLTKNLGIDGKQAEGGAAVLFNAAKEKLGGAEFGQLLGGVPGLSDLMHKAPASGGGGLGGLLGGLAGAMGGNAGLIATVVGGFSKLGLKADDAKRFVPVILEFLRSKVGADVVSKLEKTLRA; from the coding sequence ATGAAAGAGCTCGTAGACATGTTGACCAAGAATCTCGGCATCGACGGCAAACAGGCCGAAGGTGGCGCGGCGGTGCTGTTCAACGCCGCGAAGGAGAAATTGGGGGGCGCGGAATTCGGCCAGCTGCTGGGTGGCGTGCCCGGACTCTCCGACCTCATGCACAAGGCGCCGGCGTCCGGCGGCGGTGGTTTGGGTGGCTTGTTAGGCGGGCTGGCCGGCGCGATGGGCGGCAACGCCGGCCTGATTGCGACGGTGGTCGGCGGCTTCAGCAAGCTCGGTCTTAAGGCCGACGACGCCAAGAGGTTCGTGCCGGTCATTCTCGAATTCCTGCGGTCCAAGGTCGGCGCCGACGTGGTGTCGAAGCTGGAAAAAACCCTGCGCGCCTGA
- a CDS encoding tryptophan halogenase family protein — MSDRRIRNIVIVGGGTAGWMAAASLSRFLSPGLYSIRLVESAEIGIVGVGEATVPHIRFFNQTLGFDEADFMRKTQATFKLGIEFVDWARLGDSYIHPFGDYGRSLRGVKFHHYWNRLRLAGDDTQIDEYSLPIAAARLARFAPPSGDPASVLSTFSYAFQFDATLFAPYLRAYAENRGVQRTEGRVVDVQLRGTDGFIEALTLASGERIEGDLFLDCSGFFGLLTEKTLHTGYEDWTHWLPCDRAVAVPCESHGELLPYTRATARTAGWQWRIPLQHRTGNGYVYSSRYVSDDEAAATLMSHLDGKALAEPRFLRFVTGRRKQTWNRNCVAIGLAGGFVEPLESTSIYLIQAAITHLLELFPDRDFDALNSGEYNRVMDIEFERVRDFIVLHYHATERDDTPLWNYVRTMPIPDSLAYKMELFRERGVVMNYQVGLFHEPSWLAVYLGQRVMPARYDPLADIASLEEVQRDATVIRAAIRQAAGTLPTHAEFIARYCAPRS; from the coding sequence ATGAGTGATCGGAGGATCAGGAACATCGTGATCGTCGGTGGTGGAACCGCCGGCTGGATGGCGGCGGCTTCGCTGTCGCGATTCCTGAGTCCCGGGTTGTATTCGATCCGCCTGGTCGAGTCGGCGGAGATCGGCATCGTCGGCGTGGGGGAAGCCACGGTGCCGCATATCCGCTTCTTCAACCAGACGCTTGGCTTCGACGAAGCCGACTTCATGCGCAAGACGCAGGCAACTTTCAAACTCGGAATCGAATTCGTCGACTGGGCGCGCCTCGGTGATTCCTATATCCATCCGTTTGGCGATTACGGCCGGTCACTTCGCGGCGTGAAATTCCATCACTACTGGAACCGGCTGCGACTCGCGGGCGATGACACGCAGATCGACGAATATTCGCTGCCCATCGCCGCGGCACGGCTGGCGCGCTTCGCACCGCCCAGCGGCGATCCAGCCTCGGTCCTGTCGACTTTCTCGTACGCCTTCCAGTTCGACGCCACATTGTTCGCGCCGTACCTGCGCGCCTACGCGGAGAATCGCGGTGTGCAACGCACCGAAGGCCGCGTGGTTGACGTGCAGCTGCGCGGGACCGACGGCTTCATCGAAGCGTTGACGCTGGCGAGTGGCGAGCGCATCGAGGGCGACCTGTTCCTCGACTGTTCCGGATTCTTCGGGCTGCTGACCGAGAAGACTCTGCACACCGGCTACGAAGACTGGACTCACTGGCTGCCTTGCGACCGCGCGGTGGCCGTGCCCTGCGAGAGCCATGGCGAGCTACTGCCGTACACGCGCGCGACCGCGCGCACTGCCGGGTGGCAATGGCGCATACCGCTGCAGCATCGGACGGGTAATGGCTACGTGTATTCGAGCCGGTACGTCAGCGACGACGAGGCGGCGGCAACCTTGATGTCCCATCTCGATGGCAAGGCGCTGGCCGAGCCGCGGTTCCTCAGGTTCGTCACCGGCCGGCGCAAGCAGACCTGGAACCGCAACTGCGTGGCGATCGGTCTCGCAGGCGGTTTCGTCGAGCCGCTGGAATCGACCAGCATCTATCTGATCCAGGCGGCGATCACGCACCTGCTCGAACTTTTCCCCGACCGCGATTTCGATGCGCTCAACAGCGGCGAATACAACCGCGTCATGGACATCGAATTCGAGCGTGTGCGCGATTTCATCGTGCTGCACTACCACGCCACCGAGCGAGACGACACGCCGCTGTGGAACTACGTGCGCACCATGCCCATTCCGGACAGCCTGGCGTACAAAATGGAACTGTTCCGCGAGCGCGGCGTGGTGATGAATTATCAGGTCGGATTGTTCCACGAGCCGAGCTGGCTCGCGGTGTACCTGGGTCAGCGCGTGATGCCAGCGCGCTACGATCCACTCGCGGACATTGCGTCTCTCGAAGAGGTGCAACGCGACGCAACGGTGATACGCGCCGCCATCCGGCAGGCGGCCGGCACTCTGCCGACTCACGCCGAATTCATCGCGCGTTATTGCGCGCCACGTAGTTAG
- a CDS encoding TonB-dependent receptor, whose product MSPSFAQAQSADAAANKDDSQDLQEVVVTGIRSSLESSQEIKKSADVFVDSVTAEDIGAMPDRSVTEVLQRIPGVAINRFAGANDPDHFSIEGSGVVVRGLNQVRSELNGRDTFSANNGRYLSFADVPPELMIGVDVFKNQSADLIEGGLAGTVNLRTRTPFDAEGRVFAFTAEASYGDFVEEWAPTGSFLYSDRWETGVGQFGILLNGVYSELKSRSDGAQASSFQQRPGRVPGDPSADDLWFPSGAAFRTQDYDRERIGAAFAAQWKSNDETMVATLQYLRSDATTKWTEHAVEIATDVVEQQAQASYPQLGTTFDFNDEGVFTNGLITANTGWRDDQNAAGNQRTPIYGLQSNNIARGENDNYVTSDYALNFKWRPNDAWAVTFDAQHVESTTDVLSMTMWGSTYQNAAIDLQHGIPRVNFSGPSQDGTVDNCTPPTGACPSYFNGSHNSFSDPYNSFWRAAMDHIEQSEGEEDAYRVDIERSFEDAGILKSIKVGGRIAERDQTTRFTTYNWGVLSEIWGNGGPVWFDDPADGVPGGTGGSPAGAQTALFAFDNFMRGDVPVAAVVPFYSGNLTSRKGYDELSAYALNVAGEWVNNVGGSQYWEPLADSRRGAVIPGTPFLPSEINVTNEQTDSLYAMIKFGKDAADDGVGISGNVGVRWVRTDFTADGSVAYPVAGSLTSEADCLDLEEGQAPTAFCLLPLDQRQRARAFATGGSDPVHANNTYDNFLPSFNLKVNLSPQLLLRFGFSKAMARPDLGLTRSVFNMAPRTVDGVWSGFQVGETGGGTGNPYLKPTRATQYDGSIEWYFAPVGSVTFSAFYKSLTDVVTNGIGIVPITNNGETYDIYTVQPVNSDEKGTVKGLEVGYQQFYDFLPGFWSGFGINANYTYIDSKGVPQSSLNATTDTPASGEANVDTSLLPLAGLSKDNVNFGLMYEKGPVSARVGYSWRSRFILTVRDVITPFAPIYNEDTGQLDASFMYSINDKIKVGFQGVNLANEVTKTTQVLNNDLLLAGRSWFMNDRRVSVVARMTF is encoded by the coding sequence ATGTCTCCATCCTTCGCCCAGGCGCAGAGTGCAGATGCCGCGGCTAACAAGGACGACTCGCAGGACTTGCAGGAAGTCGTCGTCACCGGCATTCGTTCGAGCCTGGAGTCTTCCCAGGAAATCAAGAAGAGCGCCGACGTATTCGTCGATTCGGTGACCGCCGAAGATATCGGCGCGATGCCCGATCGCAGCGTGACCGAGGTGTTGCAGCGCATACCCGGCGTCGCCATCAATCGTTTCGCCGGCGCCAACGATCCCGATCACTTCTCGATCGAGGGCAGCGGTGTCGTGGTGCGCGGCCTGAATCAGGTGCGCAGCGAGTTGAACGGCCGCGACACGTTCTCGGCCAACAACGGCCGCTATCTGAGCTTCGCCGACGTTCCGCCGGAACTCATGATCGGCGTGGACGTTTTCAAGAACCAGTCTGCCGACCTGATCGAAGGCGGTCTTGCGGGCACGGTCAACCTGCGCACGCGTACGCCTTTCGATGCCGAGGGTCGTGTGTTCGCTTTCACTGCCGAAGCGAGCTACGGCGATTTCGTGGAGGAATGGGCGCCGACCGGCTCGTTCCTCTATTCCGACCGTTGGGAGACCGGTGTCGGTCAGTTCGGAATCCTGCTCAACGGCGTCTATTCCGAGCTCAAGTCCCGGTCGGACGGCGCGCAGGCATCGAGCTTCCAGCAGCGCCCGGGCCGTGTCCCCGGCGATCCTTCCGCTGACGATCTGTGGTTCCCGTCCGGCGCGGCGTTCCGCACCCAGGACTACGATCGCGAGCGTATCGGCGCGGCGTTCGCCGCGCAGTGGAAGAGCAACGACGAGACGATGGTCGCCACGCTGCAGTACCTGCGGTCGGATGCGACCACCAAGTGGACGGAGCACGCGGTCGAAATCGCAACCGACGTGGTCGAACAGCAGGCGCAGGCTTCGTATCCGCAACTCGGCACCACGTTCGATTTCAACGACGAGGGTGTGTTCACCAATGGTCTCATCACCGCCAACACCGGCTGGCGCGACGACCAGAACGCGGCGGGCAACCAGCGCACACCTATCTACGGTCTGCAGAGCAACAACATCGCGCGTGGCGAGAACGACAACTACGTCACTTCGGACTACGCCCTGAACTTCAAGTGGCGTCCGAACGATGCCTGGGCGGTGACCTTCGACGCCCAGCATGTCGAATCCACGACGGACGTGCTCAGCATGACGATGTGGGGCTCGACCTATCAGAACGCGGCGATCGACCTGCAGCACGGGATTCCGCGCGTGAATTTCAGCGGCCCGTCACAGGATGGAACGGTCGACAACTGCACGCCGCCCACCGGCGCCTGCCCGTCTTATTTCAACGGCAGCCACAATAGCTTCTCCGATCCGTACAACAGCTTCTGGCGCGCCGCGATGGATCACATCGAGCAGAGCGAAGGCGAAGAAGATGCCTACCGCGTCGATATCGAACGCTCTTTCGAAGATGCCGGCATTCTCAAGAGCATCAAGGTCGGTGGGCGCATCGCGGAGCGCGATCAGACCACGCGCTTCACGACTTACAACTGGGGTGTGCTGAGCGAAATCTGGGGCAATGGCGGACCGGTCTGGTTCGATGACCCGGCCGATGGTGTCCCTGGCGGCACGGGCGGATCACCCGCCGGCGCACAAACCGCGCTCTTCGCCTTCGATAACTTCATGCGTGGCGACGTTCCGGTCGCGGCAGTCGTGCCTTTCTATTCCGGCAACCTCACCAGCCGCAAAGGGTATGACGAGCTTTCGGCGTACGCGCTCAATGTTGCCGGTGAGTGGGTCAATAACGTCGGCGGCTCGCAGTATTGGGAGCCGCTCGCCGATTCGCGGCGCGGAGCGGTCATTCCCGGCACGCCATTCCTGCCGAGCGAGATCAACGTCACCAACGAACAGACCGACTCGTTGTACGCCATGATCAAGTTCGGGAAAGACGCCGCGGACGATGGCGTTGGAATCAGCGGCAACGTGGGCGTGCGTTGGGTGAGGACGGACTTTACCGCCGATGGCAGCGTGGCCTACCCGGTTGCGGGTTCCCTGACCAGCGAGGCGGACTGCCTGGATCTGGAAGAAGGACAGGCGCCTACTGCGTTCTGCCTGTTGCCTCTTGACCAGCGCCAGCGCGCGCGGGCTTTTGCGACAGGCGGCAGCGATCCGGTTCACGCGAACAACACCTACGACAACTTCCTGCCCAGCTTCAACCTGAAGGTGAACCTGTCACCTCAATTGCTGCTGCGCTTCGGCTTCTCGAAGGCAATGGCGCGGCCCGATCTGGGCTTGACCCGCTCGGTGTTCAACATGGCGCCGCGTACGGTGGATGGCGTCTGGTCCGGATTCCAGGTGGGCGAGACCGGTGGCGGCACCGGCAATCCGTATCTCAAGCCCACCCGGGCGACCCAGTACGACGGCTCGATCGAGTGGTACTTCGCACCAGTCGGCTCGGTGACTTTCTCGGCGTTCTACAAGTCGCTGACCGACGTGGTTACCAACGGTATTGGCATTGTTCCGATCACGAACAATGGCGAAACCTACGACATCTACACGGTGCAGCCGGTCAATTCGGATGAGAAAGGAACAGTCAAGGGTCTCGAAGTCGGTTACCAGCAGTTCTATGACTTCCTGCCCGGGTTCTGGAGCGGCTTCGGCATCAACGCGAACTACACGTACATTGACAGTAAGGGTGTACCGCAGAGCTCGTTGAACGCCACGACGGATACTCCGGCCTCCGGCGAGGCGAACGTGGACACCTCGTTGCTGCCACTGGCGGGATTGTCGAAGGACAACGTGAACTTCGGCCTGATGTACGAGAAGGGCCCGGTCTCGGCCCGCGTCGGTTACAGCTGGCGCTCGCGCTTCATCCTGACCGTGCGGGACGTGATCACGCCGTTCGCGCCTATCTACAACGAGGACACAGGCCAGCTCGATGCCTCGTTCATGTACTCGATCAACGACAAGATCAAGGTCGGCTTCCAGGGTGTGAACCTGGCGAACGAAGTCACCAAGACCACGCAGGTCCTGAACAACGACCTGCTGCTTGCCGGCCGGTCCTGGTTCATGAACGACCGGCGTGTTTCGGTGGTCGCACGCATGACGTTCTGA
- a CDS encoding ATP-binding protein produces the protein MPTDYEKLGSFYLGREFDATSGALKDDLVLYDSQDLTTHAVCVGMTGSGKTGLCLSLLEEAAIDGVPAICIDPKGDLGNLMLTFPNLAAADFEPWVDAGDAARKGQSVADYAAATAASWKKGLAEWDQAPERIGKLRAAAQVSIYTPGAETGLPLSVLRSFAPPAAELLADAGALRDRVGSVVSGLLSLLGIEADPIGSREHILLSNVLESAWRAGLSLDMTGLIQAVQKPPFDKLGAFDLETFFPAKDRLKLAMGINSLIASPGFATWMRGEPLDAQRLLFTPEGKPRISVISIAHLNDAERMFIVTLVLNEMITWMRTQSGTSSLRAIFYMDEIFGFFPPTANPSSKQPMLTLLKQARAFGLGVVLATQNPVDLDYKGLANCGTWFIGRLQTERDKLRVIEGLKSALAGAEDGTDLEVLMSSLTQRVFLMRNVHEDAPVLMKTRWALSYLRGPLTGPEISRIMAPRKAAAPAPAAQANYTDVAPDAAMANSRPALGTGITEYFLKPTQGAGAVSYKPMVAGFAKLHFVDPKLGLDEWQTTGWLAPFDDGGGNASWEDAAQSADLKSRLGTAPEAAAQFGELSGAALRTASYATWGKTLQSHLYETARANLFVCDAFKAASKAGESEGDFRARLTLVAREKRDAAVAELRKRWQAKLLQLQDQIRRGEERREREKSQLSQQRMQTAVSIGSSILGALLGRKAISATNIGRIGTAARSATRMGHESQDVTRAEESLDVLQQRLEDTKREVDAEVARLESTLDAGTAVLRSVEVPARKADIAVGEVALVWVPWRKGADGFPAPAYD, from the coding sequence ATGCCCACCGACTACGAAAAGTTAGGCTCCTTTTATCTAGGCCGCGAATTCGACGCGACGAGCGGGGCGCTCAAGGACGATCTGGTCCTCTACGACTCGCAGGACCTGACCACGCACGCGGTGTGCGTCGGCATGACGGGCAGCGGCAAGACCGGCCTGTGCCTCTCGCTGCTCGAAGAGGCGGCGATCGACGGCGTACCGGCGATCTGCATCGATCCGAAAGGCGATCTCGGCAACCTGATGCTTACGTTCCCCAATCTCGCGGCCGCGGATTTCGAACCGTGGGTGGACGCGGGTGATGCCGCGCGCAAGGGCCAAAGCGTCGCGGACTACGCCGCCGCCACCGCCGCGTCGTGGAAGAAGGGCCTCGCCGAATGGGACCAGGCGCCTGAGCGTATCGGCAAGTTACGCGCCGCGGCGCAGGTCTCTATCTACACGCCCGGCGCAGAAACCGGCCTGCCGTTGTCGGTGCTGCGCTCCTTCGCGCCGCCCGCCGCGGAATTGCTGGCCGATGCCGGGGCCTTGCGCGACCGCGTCGGCTCCGTGGTCTCCGGCCTGCTGAGCTTGTTAGGCATCGAAGCGGATCCGATCGGCTCGCGCGAACACATCCTGCTTTCGAACGTTCTCGAGAGCGCCTGGCGCGCCGGCCTGTCGCTCGACATGACGGGGTTGATCCAGGCGGTGCAGAAACCCCCGTTCGACAAGCTCGGCGCGTTCGACCTCGAGACGTTTTTCCCGGCGAAAGACCGGCTCAAGCTCGCGATGGGGATCAATTCACTGATCGCCTCGCCGGGTTTTGCGACCTGGATGAGAGGCGAGCCGCTCGACGCGCAGCGGCTGCTGTTCACCCCCGAAGGCAAGCCGCGCATCTCGGTGATTTCGATCGCGCATCTCAACGACGCTGAGCGCATGTTCATCGTGACGCTGGTGTTGAACGAGATGATCACGTGGATGCGTACGCAGTCCGGCACTTCTTCGCTGCGCGCGATTTTCTACATGGACGAGATCTTCGGCTTCTTCCCGCCGACGGCGAATCCTTCGTCCAAACAGCCCATGTTGACGCTGCTGAAACAGGCGCGTGCCTTCGGGCTCGGCGTCGTGCTGGCGACGCAGAACCCGGTCGATCTCGATTACAAGGGGCTCGCCAACTGCGGCACCTGGTTCATCGGCCGGCTGCAGACCGAGCGCGACAAGTTACGCGTGATCGAGGGCCTCAAGTCTGCGCTGGCGGGCGCGGAAGACGGCACTGATCTCGAAGTTTTGATGTCGAGCCTCACGCAACGCGTGTTCCTGATGCGCAACGTGCATGAAGACGCGCCGGTGCTCATGAAAACCCGCTGGGCGCTGTCCTACCTGCGCGGACCGCTGACGGGGCCGGAGATCTCCAGGATCATGGCGCCGCGCAAGGCCGCGGCACCCGCACCCGCGGCGCAGGCTAACTACACAGACGTGGCGCCGGATGCGGCGATGGCGAACTCCCGGCCGGCGCTGGGAACGGGCATCACCGAATATTTCCTCAAACCCACGCAGGGCGCGGGCGCGGTATCGTACAAACCCATGGTGGCGGGATTCGCCAAGCTGCATTTCGTGGATCCGAAACTCGGGCTCGACGAATGGCAGACCACGGGATGGCTGGCGCCCTTCGACGATGGCGGCGGCAACGCCTCGTGGGAAGACGCGGCGCAGAGCGCCGATCTCAAGTCGCGGCTGGGCACGGCACCCGAGGCCGCGGCGCAGTTCGGTGAGCTCTCCGGCGCGGCGTTGCGGACGGCCAGTTACGCGACCTGGGGCAAGACCCTCCAGTCGCATCTGTATGAGACCGCGCGCGCCAACCTGTTCGTTTGCGACGCATTCAAGGCGGCGTCGAAAGCCGGCGAATCCGAGGGCGACTTCCGCGCCCGGTTGACACTCGTGGCGCGCGAAAAACGCGACGCGGCCGTCGCCGAGCTGCGCAAGCGCTGGCAGGCCAAACTACTGCAGCTGCAGGATCAGATCCGCCGCGGCGAAGAACGGCGCGAACGCGAGAAGAGCCAGCTGTCGCAGCAACGCATGCAGACCGCCGTGTCCATCGGCAGCTCGATCCTCGGCGCCCTGCTCGGCCGCAAGGCCATTTCCGCGACCAACATCGGGCGCATCGGCACGGCGGCGCGCTCCGCCACGCGGATGGGCCACGAATCGCAGGACGTGACGCGCGCGGAAGAGAGCCTCGACGTGTTGCAGCAACGGCTCGAGGATACGAAACGCGAAGTCGACGCGGAGGTCGCGCGTCTCGAATCGACCCTGGATGCGGGCACGGCGGTGTTGCGTTCCGTCGAAGTTCCCGCTCGCAAGGCCGACATCGCGGTCGGCGAAGTCGCGTTGGTGTGGGTGCCCTGGCGCAAGGGCGCCGACGGATTCCCGGCGCCGGCTTACGACTGA
- a CDS encoding RidA family protein yields MARRLISSGSTFEKSIGYSRAVVDGDWIFVSGTTGFDYSNMTIQEDAVAQCEQALKNIAAALKQADSGFADVVRVHYLMSSAADFERCWPAMGKAFGEVRPAATMMVVGLADPRMKIEIEVTALRRKLVPRKKKAKAARRKK; encoded by the coding sequence ATGGCGCGTCGATTGATCTCGTCCGGTTCGACTTTCGAAAAAAGCATCGGATATTCGCGCGCGGTGGTGGATGGGGACTGGATTTTCGTCTCCGGCACCACCGGGTTCGATTATTCGAACATGACGATCCAGGAAGACGCCGTCGCCCAGTGCGAGCAGGCGCTCAAGAACATCGCCGCCGCGCTCAAACAAGCCGATTCGGGATTCGCAGACGTTGTGCGCGTTCATTACCTCATGAGCAGTGCGGCGGATTTCGAGCGTTGTTGGCCGGCGATGGGCAAGGCGTTCGGCGAGGTCCGCCCGGCGGCGACGATGATGGTGGTCGGCCTCGCCGATCCGCGCATGAAGATCGAGATCGAGGTGACGGCACTGCGCCGCAAACTGGTGCCCCGCAAGAAGAAGGCCAAAGCCGCCAGGCGCAAGAAGTAG
- a CDS encoding YajQ family cyclic di-GMP-binding protein codes for MPSFDAVSELDSHELTNAVDQANRELTQRFDFKDTGAIFELAEKEMTVTMKAPAEFQLRQMLDILTLRLGKRGIDVRCMEKKDPVSNLAQARQDIVLRHGIDADSGRKLQKIVKESKLKVTAAIQGDKLRITGKSRDDLQAAMALLRKSELDRPLQFNNFRD; via the coding sequence ATGCCGTCATTCGATGCCGTCTCCGAGCTCGACAGCCATGAGCTCACCAATGCCGTCGACCAGGCGAACCGCGAGCTCACGCAGCGCTTCGATTTCAAGGACACGGGCGCCATCTTCGAGCTCGCGGAAAAAGAGATGACCGTGACCATGAAGGCACCGGCCGAATTCCAGCTGCGCCAGATGCTCGACATCCTGACGCTGCGGCTCGGCAAACGCGGCATCGATGTGCGCTGCATGGAGAAGAAGGACCCGGTGAGCAACCTGGCGCAGGCGCGCCAGGACATCGTGCTGCGTCATGGCATCGATGCCGATTCCGGCCGGAAACTGCAGAAAATCGTCAAGGAATCAAAGCTCAAGGTGACGGCCGCGATCCAGGGCGACAAGCTGCGAATCACCGGCAAGTCGCGCGATGATCTGCAGGCGGCGATGGCGCTGCTGCGCAAGTCGGAACTGGACCGTCCGCTGCAGTTCAACAATTTTCGGGATTGA